The nucleotide sequence AATTCCTCGCGGAGGAGCTTCCGCTCATGCCAATGATCTACCAGGTAACGTTTGCGGCGGTGCGCGCGAACGTCCACGCCCTCACCGACGATTTCCTGGGAGCCAACGACACGGGCCCGGGCCAAGAGTCTCGCAACGCTCACCTGTGGGACCGCATGGATTAGCGGACGGTTGCGGCCAGCCCTCGGTGGGCCAACAGGCCTAGCGATCCATCGCCTCGCGCGCAGCCCACTCGAGGACCTGCCCGGCGTCAAGAGCCAGTAGACCGAGCGAGCTCGCCGCCGCCGCGAGCGCCGCGGCGGCGGGTATGAGTCCGACCAGCTCCGTCTCAGCCAGCGCGATGCCCCGGCGCGCCGCCTCGCCGCGGATGGCGTCGACCACAACGTGCGGGGGCGATACCGCGAAGTTCGTGAGGTTCATCGAGATTTGGACGATTCCCGGCCGGGAAGTAGGGAGGCCGAGCGCCTGCACCCCGGGCAGGCCACCGCTTGATGCGCGAATCGTGCGTGCGATCGCCCGCGCCATGGCGAGGTCCTCGGTGCAGAGGTGGACGTTCATGGCGATGAGCGGAGGGCGTGATCCAACGGCGACGGCTCCAGCCGGACCAATCGATCTGGGCCCAGCATCCGGCCAACGCGAGGGATCGCTGGAAATAGCGGCGGCGAGGCCCTCGTATTCCCCGCGCCGGATGTTGACCAGCAGCCGGCGCTCCTCCCGCAACGCAGCCTCTCCATAGAAATAGACCGGTACGTTCATCGTCGCCGCGATCTGGCGGCCGGCATCGTGGGCGAGGGCGACGCAGGTCGCCATCGGTGTGGCGCCCAGGGGAACGAAGGGGAGGACATCCAGCGCCCCGATTCGAGGATGCGTCCCCCGATGCTGGCGAAGGTCGATCTGCGTGATCGCCTCCGTCGCGAGGCGAAGCGCGCTCGCCTCGATCGCATCCACGCTCCCAACGACCGTGATGACGGAGCGGTTGTGATCCGGGTCCGAATGGACGTCCAGCACCGATACGCCGGGCCCGCACGCCGCGTCCGCGATCCGCCGGACAACGTCGAGCCGCTGACCCTCGCTGACGTTCGCCACGTATTCCACAAGGTAGGCGTCGGCCACGTCGATCATCCGATCCAGGATGCCAGCGCTAGTGCGGTAGGCGTCGCCGGATTCGGGCAAGCAGCCACAGCGACCCCAGCACAAAGAATCCGAGCGCGGCAAAATAGACCGACGCGAGCATGCCGGCACGAGAAGCCTTTGGCATACTCGCCGCCGAAGTCACCAGAAACGCCAGCACCGTGATCAACCAGCCGAGAAGGGGGAGCCGGAGGCTCCGAGCATCGTTGAGGAGCCCGCCCGTCAACGCCAGCGCGGCGGCCACGGCGATCCAGCCCGCCACGACCCGGCTCGTCAGGGGAGAGAGGGTCCAGGGCCACAATGAGCTGGCCACCGCCGGCGCGACGTACAGCGGAACGGCCCAGGCCGCCGTTAAAATCCCGACGGTGACGAGCGCTGCGCGCTCCCACCGTGTCATCGCGATAATCGGGTCATCAGTCGCTGCATGCCGATGCGCGAGCTCGACACCAGCGGCGCCCGCGAGAATCACGAAATACAAACCGAGCCAGAGCCACGTTACGATCCGATCCCAAAAGAAGCGATCCCTGTGCAACAGCGTAGCGCCGATCATGGTGAATGCGAAGATGGCGACTGGCGGAACGATGAGACGCGCGTCTGACCAGCTCCGGCCGAAGGCAAGAATCCCGAGCAGCGTGAGCCCGGTTCCCAGATAGCCGGCGCCCATGAAGAGGGCGGTTTGAGCCGGGGCAATGGGCCAGGCAAAAT is from Chloroflexota bacterium and encodes:
- the ftcD gene encoding glutamate formimidoyltransferase, giving the protein MADAYLVEYVANVSEGQRLDVVRRIADAACGPGVSVLDVHSDPDHNRSVITVVGSVDAIEASALRLATEAITQIDLRQHRGTHPRIGALDVLPFVPLGATPMATCVALAHDAGRQIAATMNVPVYFYGEAALREERRLLVNIRRGEYEGLAAAISSDPSRWPDAGPRSIGPAGAVAVGSRPPLIAMNVHLCTEDLAMARAIARTIRASSGGLPGVQALGLPTSRPGIVQISMNLTNFAVSPPHVVVDAIRGEAARRGIALAETELVGLIPAAAALAAAASSLGLLALDAGQVLEWAAREAMDR